One window from the genome of Anopheles coluzzii chromosome X, AcolN3, whole genome shotgun sequence encodes:
- the LOC120949513 gene encoding interferon-related developmental regulator 2, which produces MPRNKKKHAAEQSNDLSDDETSNDNASTYSCHSETQLGDGGGPNGSVESSEPGESAGVEKYEEKLLQAIENASDKAQQTRINAFQTINEVLVHHYIPDFLEDRKVTVMDAVEKSLRRGKGVEQSWAARIIPLLVIQIEALEDIVELVTVLKPVLLSTVQDGSAAYDARAKCCAALGLLCFVGVDDLGEILPLMKVLHSIFAGSFLKGDNSPSGASSEAGALHSAALSAWSLLLTLLPPGEFVALLGGCAGAGVVPSVRQLVGMMQSPILEVRMVAGETLALMFELGRHHDDEFLEEELPDLIEATQKLATDAHKYRAKRDRKVQRATFRDVLRYLEEDISPEISIKFGRQLLVLDTWAIHHQYTCLRTALGFGMNVHLAENAFVREVLQLGPKVDEPRRPYRSEKAEQRFINAAAFKARTISRGKNRDKRSFALN; this is translated from the exons ATGCCAcgaaataagaaaaaacacGCAG CCGAGCAGAGCAATGATCTGTCCGACGACGAAACGTCGAACGATAATGCGAGTACGTACTCGTGCCATTCGGAGACGCAGCTAGGCGACGGTGGCGGTCCGAACGGTAGCGTCGAGTCTAGCGAACCGGGCGAATCGGCCGGTGTGGAGAAGTACGAGGAGAAGCTGCTGCAGGCGATCGAGAACGCGTCCGACAAGGCGCAGCAGACGCGCATCAATGCGTTCCAGACGATCAACGAGGTACTGGTGCACCACTACATCCCGGACTTTCTGGAGGACCGGAAGGTGACGGTGATGGACGCGGTGGAGAAGTCGCTCCGGCGCGGCAAGGGTGTGGAGCAGTCCTGGGCCGCCCGCATCATACCGCTGCTGGTGATCCAGATCGAGGCGCTCGAGGACATTGTCGAGCTGGTGACGGTGCTGAAGCCGGTCTTGCTGAGCACGGTCCAGGACGGGTCGGCGGCGTACGATGCGCGAGCCAAGTGCTGTGCGGCGCTTGGGCTGCTGTGCTTCGTCGGGGTGGACGATCTGGGTGAGATACTGCCATTGATGAAGGTGCTGCACAGCATTTTCGCTGGTAGCTTTCTGAAAGGCGACAACAGCCCGAGCGGTGCGAGCAGTGAGGCCGGTGCGCTGCACAGCGCAGCTCTGAGCGCGTGGTCgttgctgctgacgctgctgccgccgggCGAGTTTGTAGCACTGCTGGGCGGCtgtgccggtgccggtgtgGTACCGTCCGTCCGCCAGCTGGTCGGTATGATGCAGAGCCCGATATTGGAGGTACGCATGGTGGCCGGTGAAACGCTCGCGCTGATGTTCGAGCTCGGCCGGCATCATGACGACGAGTTCCTGGAGGAGGAGCTGCCCGACCTGATCGAGGCGACCCAGAAGCTGGCGACCGATGCCCACAAGTACCGGGCGAAGCGGGACCGCAAGGTGCAGCGGGCCACGTTCCGCGACGTGCTACGGTATCTGGAGGAGGACATTTCGCCCGAAATCAGCATCAAGTTCGGGCGGCAGCTACTCGTGCTGGACACGTGGGCCATCCATCATCAGTACACTTGCCTGCGGACCGCGCTCGGGTTCGGCATGAATGTGCATCTGGCGGAAAACGCGTTCGTGCGCGAGGTGCTCCAGCTCGGCCCAAAGGTGGACGAACCGAGGCGCCCGTACCGGTCGGAGAAGGCGGAACAGCGGTTTATCAATGCGGCGGCGTTCAAGGCGCGCACGATTTCGCGCGGCAAGAATCGAGACAAGCGTTCGTTTGCACTTAACTAA